A window from Methanosarcinales archaeon encodes these proteins:
- the arcC gene encoding carbamate kinase yields the protein MSLIVAALGGNALIKQGQRGTIKEQFANTFESMGYIADLIKAGHQVVLTHGNGPQVGFIMIQVEAAIGKAPYMPLNIDVAQSQGSMGYMIAQSLKNQLKDHHLDTNVTAVMTQVQVNPGDPAFDHPTKPVGPFYDIERIKDFEKCGHIMIEDSGRGWRRVVPSPKPVEIIEADIIKDLIRNGVIVVACGGGGIPVVKKHGDLIGVDAVIDKDLASSLLAVEINADILLFLTSVDKVALNYNTPEQVNLNCLTVVDARRYLAEGHFPSGSMGPKIQAAVEFVEQGGERAIVCRAGTVVEALEGRAGTVIGGS from the coding sequence TTGAGCCTGATAGTAGCTGCTTTAGGTGGAAATGCATTAATCAAACAAGGGCAGCGGGGGACTATCAAAGAACAGTTCGCCAACACTTTCGAATCCATGGGATATATTGCCGATTTAATTAAAGCAGGTCATCAGGTTGTCTTGACACATGGGAACGGGCCACAGGTTGGCTTCATCATGATACAGGTGGAGGCTGCCATTGGTAAAGCTCCTTATATGCCGCTGAATATTGATGTGGCACAATCCCAGGGAAGCATGGGTTACATGATCGCCCAAAGTCTGAAAAACCAATTGAAAGACCACCATCTGGACACAAATGTTACTGCGGTGATGACACAGGTGCAGGTGAACCCCGGGGACCCTGCTTTTGATCATCCTACCAAACCGGTGGGGCCATTTTATGATATTGAAAGGATCAAGGATTTCGAGAAGTGCGGCCACATAATGATTGAGGACAGCGGCAGGGGCTGGCGGCGGGTGGTCCCCTCACCCAAACCTGTTGAGATCATCGAGGCAGATATTATCAAAGACCTGATCCGGAATGGGGTGATTGTTGTGGCCTGCGGTGGCGGTGGGATCCCGGTGGTAAAAAAGCATGGAGATCTTATAGGAGTGGATGCTGTTATCGATAAGGACCTGGCATCCAGTCTGCTGGCAGTTGAAATTAACGCTGATATATTATTGTTTCTAACTTCTGTAGATAAGGTGGCCTTAAACTACAATACACCTGAACAGGTGAACTTGAACTGTCTGACTGTGGTGGATGCACGCCGCTACCTGGCTGAAGGGCATTTCCCGTCCGGGAGCATGGGTCCCAAGATACAGGCTGCAGTGGAGTTCGTGGAGCAGGGTGGGGAACGGGCGATCGTGTGCAGGGCCGGGACCGTGGTCGAAGCGCTGGAGGGGAGGGCCGGGACTGTGATCGGGGGGTCCTGA